The following proteins are encoded in a genomic region of Streptomyces gobiensis:
- a CDS encoding metallopeptidase TldD-related protein, with protein MTKPIAPHEVVERALELSRADGCVVIADEHTSANLRWAGNALTTNGVTRGRALTVIATVDGARGTASGVVSHSAVTADELEPLVRAAEDAARTAGPAEDAQPLVEGVPGSPDFTEAPAETSSDVFAAFAPALGESFARARAGGRELYGFASHEVVSSYLGTSTGLRLRHDQPTGSLELNAKSADHTKSAWAGRATRDFTDVDPAALDAELAQRFDWSERRLELPAGRYETLLPPTAVADLLIYQFWSSGARDAAEGRTVFSKAGGGTRVGERLSELPLTLRSDPGAPGLEAAPFVIAHSSGDDASVFDNGLPLTATDWIHEGELTHLLTTRHSAGLTGLPVTPPVGNLILEGGGGRSLDEMVAGSGHDGPALLLTCLWYIREVDPATLLLTGLTRDGVYLVRDGEVVGAVNNFRFNESPVDLLSRATEAGRSEGTLPREWSDWFNRTAMPALRIPDFNMSSVSRGV; from the coding sequence GTGACCAAGCCCATCGCTCCCCATGAGGTCGTCGAGCGTGCTCTGGAGCTTTCGCGTGCCGATGGCTGTGTCGTGATCGCCGATGAGCACACCAGCGCCAATCTGCGCTGGGCGGGCAACGCGCTGACGACGAACGGCGTCACCCGTGGCCGTGCGCTCACGGTCATCGCCACCGTCGACGGCGCACGGGGCACCGCCTCGGGTGTGGTCTCCCATTCAGCGGTGACCGCCGATGAGCTGGAACCGCTCGTACGAGCCGCCGAGGACGCCGCCCGTACCGCGGGGCCGGCCGAGGACGCCCAGCCGCTGGTCGAGGGGGTGCCCGGCTCTCCTGACTTCACCGAGGCCCCTGCCGAGACCTCCTCGGACGTGTTCGCTGCCTTCGCCCCGGCCCTCGGGGAGTCCTTCGCCCGCGCTCGGGCCGGCGGCCGCGAGCTGTACGGCTTCGCCAGCCACGAGGTTGTGTCCAGCTACCTCGGTACGTCCACGGGACTGCGGCTCCGCCATGATCAGCCCACTGGGTCGCTGGAGCTGAACGCGAAGTCCGCGGATCATACGAAGTCCGCCTGGGCGGGGCGGGCGACCCGTGACTTCACGGATGTGGACCCGGCCGCGCTCGACGCCGAACTCGCCCAGCGGTTCGACTGGTCCGAGCGGCGGCTCGAGCTGCCCGCCGGGCGGTACGAGACGCTGCTGCCGCCAACCGCCGTGGCGGACCTGCTGATCTACCAGTTCTGGTCGTCCGGGGCCCGGGACGCCGCCGAGGGCCGGACCGTGTTCAGCAAGGCGGGCGGTGGGACCCGGGTCGGGGAGAGGCTGTCGGAGCTACCCCTGACGCTGCGCAGCGACCCGGGTGCCCCAGGGCTGGAGGCGGCGCCCTTCGTTATCGCGCACTCCTCCGGGGACGACGCCTCCGTCTTCGACAACGGGCTGCCGCTGACGGCCACCGACTGGATCCACGAGGGCGAGCTGACCCATCTGCTCACCACCCGGCACTCGGCGGGCCTGACCGGGCTGCCGGTGACGCCGCCGGTCGGCAATCTCATTCTGGAGGGCGGCGGCGGCCGCTCGCTGGACGAGATGGTCGCGGGCTCCGGGCATGACGGGCCCGCGCTGCTGCTGACCTGCCTCTGGTACATCCGCGAGGTGGATCCGGCCACCCTGCTGCTCACCGGGCTGACCCGGGATGGCGTCTATCTCGTACGGGACGGCGAGGTGGTCGGTGCGGTGAACAACTTCCGCTTCAATGAGTCCCCGGTCGATCTGCTCTCCCGCGCCACCGAGGCCGGGCGCAGCGAGGGCACGCTGCCCCGGGAGTGGTCGGACTGGTTCAACCGCACCGCGATGCCCGCGCTGCGTATCCCGGACTTCAATATGAGCTCCGTCAGCCGGGGCGTATGA
- the tyrS gene encoding tyrosine--tRNA ligase, with product MTRLGDSVARASALLAQNLSSDSTVEQLLTETKARRYLDLTDLSAKEQAELIAARSVEVLPGADKLAERIEERRAEGRGLGIKLGIDPTAADMHLGHAVPVIILSRFQRMGHDVTLLIGDFTAKIGDPSGRTAERPPLTDEDIARNLAGYRGQVRPFVDFEKVSFRQNSEWLAPYTFPELLGLLAQVPVSQLLQREDFRSRLAAGSGLTMSELLYPIAQALDSVALECDVELGGADQLLNLQMGRKLMELRGQQPQLVVTMPLIEGTDGTGAKMSKSKNNYVGLTSSADDVFGKIMSIPDRLMEPYLKAWTEWTDEEIALALSRIEEKSLHPMDLKKILAGEVVAALYGVEAATAARAGFTAQFSKKSFHDVGTLPSVDAGEHGGEGIAAILTRVLEFTPSASAARRIAKQNGLRLVVETGGGQETVVLPEADALRPLAEVVPEKLAEAGVSGTVYLKAGRKVAEIKGL from the coding sequence ATGACACGCCTCGGCGACTCCGTCGCACGCGCCAGCGCACTGCTGGCGCAAAACCTCTCCTCCGACTCGACCGTGGAGCAGCTGCTCACGGAGACCAAGGCGAGGCGCTATCTGGACCTGACGGACCTGTCGGCGAAGGAGCAGGCCGAGCTGATCGCCGCCCGCTCGGTCGAGGTCCTGCCGGGCGCCGACAAGCTGGCCGAGCGGATCGAGGAGCGCCGCGCTGAGGGCAGGGGACTGGGCATCAAGCTGGGTATCGACCCGACCGCGGCCGATATGCATCTGGGCCATGCCGTGCCGGTGATCATCCTCAGCCGTTTCCAGCGGATGGGGCATGACGTCACCCTGCTCATCGGTGACTTCACCGCCAAGATCGGCGACCCGTCGGGCCGCACGGCCGAGCGGCCGCCACTGACCGATGAGGACATCGCCAGGAACCTCGCGGGCTACCGGGGGCAGGTGCGGCCCTTCGTCGACTTCGAGAAGGTCAGCTTCCGGCAGAACAGCGAGTGGCTGGCCCCCTATACCTTCCCTGAGCTGCTGGGTCTCCTCGCCCAGGTGCCGGTCTCGCAGCTGCTCCAGCGTGAGGACTTCCGCAGCCGGCTCGCGGCTGGCTCCGGGCTGACGATGTCGGAGCTGCTCTACCCGATCGCGCAGGCCCTCGACTCTGTGGCGCTGGAGTGCGATGTGGAGCTGGGCGGCGCCGACCAGCTGCTGAATCTGCAGATGGGCCGGAAACTGATGGAGCTGCGTGGCCAGCAGCCGCAGCTCGTGGTGACCATGCCGCTGATCGAGGGCACGGACGGCACCGGCGCCAAGATGTCCAAGTCCAAGAACAACTACGTCGGGCTGACGTCATCCGCCGATGATGTCTTCGGGAAGATCATGTCGATTCCGGACCGGCTGATGGAGCCCTACCTCAAGGCCTGGACCGAGTGGACGGACGAGGAGATCGCCCTCGCTCTTTCCCGGATCGAGGAGAAGTCGCTGCATCCGATGGATCTGAAGAAGATCCTGGCCGGTGAGGTGGTGGCGGCGCTGTACGGCGTGGAGGCGGCGACAGCGGCGCGGGCGGGCTTTACCGCCCAGTTCTCCAAGAAGTCCTTCCACGATGTCGGGACCCTGCCGTCCGTGGACGCGGGTGAGCACGGCGGGGAGGGCATCGCCGCCATTCTCACCAGGGTTCTCGAGTTCACCCCCAGCGCCTCGGCCGCCCGCCGGATCGCCAAGCAGAACGGTCTGCGGCTGGTCGTCGAGACCGGCGGCGGTCAGGAGACGGTCGTGCTGCCCGAGGCGGACGCGCTGCGCCCGCTGGCCGAGGTCGTCCCGGAGAAGCTGGCCGAGGCGGGTGTCTCGGGCACCGTCTACCTCAAGGCGGGCCGCAAGGTCGCCGAGATCAAGGGGCTGTAG
- a CDS encoding GlsB/YeaQ/YmgE family stress response membrane protein has translation MSWLWAIILGLILGVLARVILPGKQAIPIWLTIIFGVLGALLGNAVASWIGVADTRGIDWVRHLLQLGGAVLIVALGTPLWGSVRGRKTR, from the coding sequence ATGAGCTGGCTGTGGGCGATCATCCTGGGACTGATCCTGGGGGTGCTGGCCCGTGTCATCCTCCCCGGTAAGCAGGCCATCCCCATCTGGCTGACGATCATCTTCGGCGTCCTCGGCGCCCTGCTGGGGAACGCGGTCGCGAGCTGGATCGGAGTGGCCGACACCAGGGGCATCGACTGGGTCCGGCACTTGCTGCAACTGGGCGGTGCCGTACTCATCGTGGCCCTTGGCACACCGCTGTGGGGGTCGGTCAGAGGCAGGAAAACCCGCTAG
- a CDS encoding DUF3099 domain-containing protein: protein MRKQRSPEVFRITEARQSLADDVRARQRRYVISMLVRTVSVLLTVVLWNVQRPLAVVTLVLGVTLPYIAVVIANAGRENSPAIPSTYIPTPPRPMLNSPEDTPKSPPTSPNDSERDGG from the coding sequence ATGCGGAAGCAGCGCAGCCCTGAGGTCTTCCGCATCACGGAGGCCCGGCAGAGCCTGGCCGACGATGTGCGGGCCAGGCAGCGCCGCTACGTGATCTCCATGCTGGTCCGCACGGTGTCGGTCCTGCTCACCGTCGTGCTGTGGAATGTGCAGCGCCCGCTGGCCGTGGTGACCCTGGTGCTGGGCGTGACGCTGCCGTACATCGCCGTAGTGATCGCCAACGCGGGCCGGGAGAACTCCCCCGCGATTCCCTCCACTTATATTCCGACGCCGCCGCGACCGATGCTCAACTCCCCGGAAGACACCCCGAAATCGCCTCCGACCAGCCCCAATGACTCGGAGCGGGACGGGGGATGA
- the moaA gene encoding GTP 3',8-cyclase MoaA, giving the protein MLTDTYGRVATDLRVSLTDRCNLRCTYCMPEEGLQWLAKPELLTDDEIVRLIRIAVTELGVTEVRFTGGEPLLRPGLVSLVERCAALEPRPKMSLTTNGIGLERTATALRDAGLDRVNVSLDTLDPEVFQRMTRRKRHADVLRGLAAAREAGLTPVKVNAVLMPGLNDAEAPDLLSWAVENDYELRFIEQMPLDAQHGWQRDGMITAGDILESLRTRFTLTPEEEGERGSAPAERWIVDGGSHRVGVIASVTRPFCRACDRTRLTADGQVRTCLFAREESDLRGALRSGAEDTEIARLWKVAMWGKKAGAGIDDPSFVQPDRPMSAIGG; this is encoded by the coding sequence ATGTTGACGGACACATACGGCCGGGTCGCGACCGACCTGCGGGTGTCGCTGACCGACCGCTGCAACCTGCGCTGCACGTACTGCATGCCGGAAGAGGGACTGCAATGGCTGGCCAAGCCCGAGCTGCTCACCGATGACGAGATCGTCCGGCTGATCCGGATCGCCGTCACCGAGCTCGGTGTCACCGAGGTCCGCTTCACCGGCGGGGAGCCGCTGCTGCGCCCTGGGCTTGTCTCCCTCGTCGAGCGCTGCGCCGCCCTGGAGCCGCGCCCCAAGATGTCTCTGACCACCAATGGCATCGGCCTGGAGCGCACCGCCACCGCGCTGCGCGACGCCGGTCTCGACCGGGTCAATGTTTCCCTGGACACCCTTGACCCCGAGGTCTTCCAGCGGATGACCCGCCGCAAGCGGCACGCCGATGTGCTGCGTGGCCTGGCGGCCGCCCGCGAAGCCGGCCTGACCCCGGTCAAGGTCAACGCCGTGCTGATGCCCGGGCTCAATGACGCCGAGGCCCCCGACCTGCTCTCCTGGGCCGTTGAGAACGACTATGAGCTGCGCTTTATCGAGCAGATGCCGCTGGACGCCCAGCATGGCTGGCAGCGCGACGGCATGATCACCGCTGGTGACATCCTGGAGTCGCTGCGCACCCGCTTTACGCTGACCCCCGAGGAGGAGGGTGAGCGGGGATCCGCCCCCGCCGAGCGCTGGATCGTCGACGGCGGTTCCCACCGGGTCGGCGTCATCGCCTCGGTCACCCGGCCGTTCTGCCGTGCCTGCGACCGGACCCGGCTGACCGCCGACGGCCAGGTCCGCACCTGCCTCTTCGCCCGCGAGGAGTCCGATCTGCGCGGTGCGCTGCGCTCCGGGGCTGAGGACACGGAGATCGCCCGGCTGTGGAAGGTCGCGATGTGGGGCAAGAAGGCGGGCGCGGGTATCGACGATCCGTCCTTCGTGCAGCCTGACCGCCCGATGTCAGCGATCGGCGGCTGA
- a CDS encoding S8 family peptidase, with translation MALRPSTRRRRLLAIPVGLALTASLGLLPGASTALAKGTAAENGPKLSYVVNTKAGKGAVKKAAKAIARANGTVVTAYTKIGVIVAHSKNPDFGKDIRAVKGIDSAGATRTAPLETAATTDVGEPEYIEEPAQRFRSAATAQEPLESLQWGLPQIKADKAHKVSEGSRDVTVAVIDTGVDDTHPDLAPNFSRKQSANCVGGIPDTSHGAWRPYPDGSYHGTHVAGIIAAPRNGTGIAGAAPGVQVSSIKVSEPGEGFFYTEAVVCAFMFAAKKGVEITNNSYYIDPWLYTCRDDADQKALVDAVSRSMRYAQGKGTAHVTSAGNSNHDLAAKEIVDTTSPNDSTPVERSIDPKVCPDLPTQLDGVTSVAATGSHKLKSFYSNYGQGQIDVAAPGGDSRYQIPEAPAKSGGVLSTMPDGEYAFLQGTSMAGPYVAGVAALIRSKHPDVTPQELGWRLKAQAMSTKCPDGAFDPGGDGRYAAECTGTEHINSFYGYGIVDALAAVRK, from the coding sequence ATGGCACTGAGACCTTCCACCAGACGCCGGCGTCTGCTCGCGATTCCCGTCGGGCTGGCATTGACCGCCTCGCTCGGGCTGCTGCCCGGTGCGAGTACGGCGCTCGCGAAGGGAACGGCCGCGGAGAACGGCCCGAAGCTGTCGTACGTCGTCAACACCAAGGCCGGCAAGGGCGCGGTGAAGAAGGCGGCGAAGGCGATAGCGAGGGCCAACGGCACCGTCGTCACCGCGTATACGAAGATCGGCGTGATCGTCGCGCACTCGAAGAACCCGGACTTCGGCAAGGACATCCGGGCCGTCAAGGGCATCGACTCGGCGGGGGCCACCCGTACCGCACCGCTGGAGACGGCCGCCACCACCGATGTGGGCGAGCCGGAGTACATCGAAGAGCCCGCACAGCGGTTCCGCTCGGCGGCGACCGCCCAGGAGCCGCTGGAGTCCCTGCAGTGGGGCCTGCCGCAGATCAAGGCCGACAAGGCCCACAAGGTCAGTGAGGGCAGCCGGGATGTCACCGTCGCCGTGATCGACACCGGGGTCGATGACACCCATCCCGATCTGGCCCCGAACTTCTCCAGGAAGCAGTCCGCCAACTGTGTGGGCGGCATACCCGACACCTCCCACGGCGCGTGGCGCCCCTATCCGGACGGCAGCTACCACGGCACGCATGTCGCGGGCATCATCGCCGCCCCGCGCAATGGGACAGGCATCGCCGGTGCCGCTCCGGGCGTACAGGTCTCCTCCATCAAGGTGAGTGAGCCGGGTGAGGGCTTCTTCTATACGGAGGCCGTGGTCTGCGCGTTTATGTTCGCCGCCAAGAAGGGCGTCGAAATCACCAACAACAGCTACTACATCGACCCATGGCTCTACACCTGCCGGGACGACGCGGACCAGAAGGCTCTCGTCGACGCGGTGAGCCGCTCGATGAGGTACGCACAGGGCAAGGGCACCGCCCATGTCACCTCGGCCGGCAACTCCAACCACGATCTGGCCGCCAAGGAGATCGTGGACACGACCAGCCCCAATGACTCGACCCCGGTCGAGCGGAGCATCGATCCGAAGGTCTGCCCGGATCTGCCGACCCAGCTCGATGGTGTGACGTCGGTCGCGGCGACCGGCTCGCACAAGCTGAAGTCGTTCTACTCCAACTACGGCCAAGGGCAGATCGACGTCGCGGCACCGGGCGGTGACAGCCGCTACCAGATCCCGGAGGCACCGGCCAAGAGCGGTGGCGTCCTGTCCACCATGCCGGACGGCGAGTACGCCTTCCTGCAGGGCACCTCAATGGCCGGTCCGTATGTCGCCGGTGTCGCCGCGCTTATCAGGAGCAAGCACCCGGACGTCACTCCGCAGGAGCTCGGCTGGCGGCTGAAGGCCCAGGCGATGAGCACCAAGTGCCCTGACGGAGCGTTTGATCCGGGCGGGGACGGCAGGTACGCGGCGGAGTGCACCGGCACGGAGCACATCAACAGCTTCTACGGGTACGGCATTGTCGACGCGCTGGCGGCCGTACGGAAGTAG
- a CDS encoding sterol desaturase family protein — protein MPSALPDVVLWSIPAFVLLTVIEMVSYRLHPDEDAAGYETKDAATSITMGLGSLVFDALWKIPILAIYVAVYELTPLEVPILWWTVLLMLLGQDFFYYWSHRGHHVIRILWACHVVHHSSRKFNLTTALRQPWTTWTVWPFYLPLIALGVHPAALAFCSSANLVYQFWIHTERIGKLPRRIEFLFNTPSHHRVHHASQGDYLDRNFGGILIIWDRLFGSFTPETEPCVFGLTKNISTHNPLRVATHEYVAIGRDLKAARSWSERAGRLLRGPGWQPTQQTSPTRSVAPPLTKTGTPSRPPHL, from the coding sequence ATGCCGAGTGCGCTCCCCGATGTCGTGTTGTGGTCCATCCCCGCCTTCGTCCTGCTGACCGTCATCGAGATGGTCAGCTACCGGCTCCACCCGGACGAGGACGCAGCCGGATACGAGACCAAGGACGCCGCCACCAGCATCACCATGGGCCTGGGCAGCCTGGTCTTCGACGCGCTGTGGAAGATACCGATTCTCGCCATCTATGTGGCCGTCTATGAGCTCACCCCGCTTGAGGTGCCCATCCTGTGGTGGACCGTCCTGCTGATGCTGCTCGGCCAGGACTTCTTCTACTACTGGTCGCACCGGGGCCACCATGTCATCCGGATTCTGTGGGCCTGTCATGTGGTGCACCACTCCAGCCGGAAGTTCAACCTCACGACCGCGTTGCGTCAGCCGTGGACGACGTGGACCGTCTGGCCGTTCTATCTCCCGCTGATCGCGCTCGGCGTCCACCCGGCGGCGCTGGCCTTCTGCTCCTCGGCCAACCTCGTCTATCAGTTCTGGATCCACACCGAACGGATCGGCAAGCTGCCCCGGCGCATTGAGTTCCTGTTCAATACGCCCTCGCACCACCGGGTCCACCACGCGTCCCAGGGGGACTATCTGGACCGTAACTTCGGCGGCATCCTCATCATCTGGGACCGGCTCTTCGGCTCCTTCACACCGGAGACGGAGCCCTGTGTCTTCGGTCTCACCAAGAACATCAGCACCCATAATCCCCTGCGGGTGGCCACCCATGAGTACGTCGCCATCGGACGGGATCTGAAGGCCGCGCGCAGCTGGTCCGAACGCGCCGGCCGGCTGCTGCGCGGCCCCGGCTGGCAGCCCACGCAGCAGACGTCCCCGACCCGTTCCGTGGCTCCGCCCCTCACCAAAACCGGAACCCCGTCCCGCCCCCCGCACCTGTAG
- a CDS encoding amidohydrolase family protein, whose protein sequence is MSDRYTVISADCHAGADLLDYKPYLAKKHHDAFDAWAAEYVNPYEDLLADTADRNWNSERRLNELAEDGIVAEVIYPNTIPPFFPSASLMAPAPSPAEFEQRWAGLRAHNRWLADFCAAAPGRRAGIAQILLGDMDEAVKEVRWAKQAGLTGGILLPGTPPGSGLPELYSQVYEPLWAVCEELDVPVNHHGGAASPPLGEEPAARAVFMVETTWFSHRALWHLLFGGVFRRHPGLRLVLTEQGSGWIPGVLEMLDYYHGRLVAAAGNEAGKAATAEAKFGAGLAEAMGKGPSAVWRENCFVGASFMRPHEVPLRERIGLDKIMWGSDYPHDEGTHPYSREGLRIAYAGLPQDEIARLVGGNAARVYGFDLRLLDRIAARVGPTVEEIAEPLEKIPADATSPAFAPGGNVRVW, encoded by the coding sequence ATGAGCGATCGCTATACGGTCATCTCCGCCGACTGCCACGCGGGCGCGGATCTGCTGGACTACAAGCCATATCTGGCGAAAAAGCACCATGACGCCTTTGACGCCTGGGCGGCGGAGTACGTCAATCCTTATGAGGACCTGCTCGCCGACACGGCCGACCGCAACTGGAACTCCGAGCGGCGGCTCAACGAGCTGGCCGAGGACGGGATCGTGGCGGAGGTCATCTACCCCAACACCATCCCGCCGTTCTTTCCCAGTGCCTCACTGATGGCACCGGCGCCGTCCCCGGCGGAGTTTGAGCAGCGCTGGGCCGGGCTGCGTGCGCATAACCGCTGGCTGGCCGATTTCTGTGCCGCCGCCCCCGGCCGTCGCGCCGGGATCGCCCAGATCCTGCTGGGTGATATGGACGAGGCGGTGAAAGAAGTGCGCTGGGCCAAGCAAGCCGGGCTGACCGGTGGGATCCTGCTGCCCGGTACGCCGCCCGGCTCTGGGCTTCCCGAGCTTTACTCGCAGGTGTATGAACCGCTGTGGGCGGTCTGCGAGGAGCTGGATGTGCCGGTCAACCACCACGGCGGCGCAGCCTCGCCACCACTGGGCGAAGAGCCCGCGGCGCGCGCGGTCTTTATGGTGGAGACGACCTGGTTCTCCCACCGGGCGCTGTGGCACCTCCTCTTCGGCGGCGTCTTCCGCCGCCACCCAGGCCTTCGGCTGGTCCTCACCGAGCAGGGCTCCGGCTGGATTCCTGGTGTGCTGGAGATGCTGGACTACTACCACGGCAGGCTGGTCGCGGCCGCCGGTAACGAGGCCGGTAAGGCCGCCACCGCCGAGGCCAAGTTCGGGGCCGGGCTGGCCGAGGCGATGGGCAAGGGGCCGAGCGCGGTCTGGCGGGAGAACTGCTTTGTGGGCGCCAGCTTTATGCGCCCGCATGAGGTGCCGCTGCGCGAACGGATCGGGCTCGACAAGATTATGTGGGGCAGCGACTACCCCCATGACGAGGGCACCCATCCCTATTCGCGCGAGGGGCTGCGTATCGCCTACGCCGGTCTGCCACAGGATGAGATCGCGCGGCTGGTGGGCGGTAACGCCGCCCGCGTCTACGGCTTTGACCTCCGGCTGCTGGACCGTATCGCCGCCAGGGTCGGACCGACGGTCGAGGAGATCGCCGAGCCTTTGGAGAAGATCCCGGCGGACGCCACCAGCCCGGCCTTCGCCCCGGGCGGGAATGTACGCGTCTGGTGA
- a CDS encoding amidohydrolase family protein — MTDPYLIISSDCHAGLPTEEYRPYLEGKFHRAFDDFLSRRDARIAEATRLGVRNEAFAAKWFADHAEGLRGGWDPAQRIKELDGDGVAAEVVFPDADAVDSRTAAPFGVGLGLSGDQDPELGMAGARAHNRWLAEFCSAHPERHCGVALLPITGEVDQVIAEIHRARESGLGALMIPSMWVDKAPYHDRRYDPVWAAAAEARMPLITHSGNAPRHEYGDHLGIYVSEVTWWPARPLWFMLWSGVFERHPGLRFGVAESGCWWLPNLLWFMDRLYLGAHGGKKLSPFAELKRPPHEYLDRNIFLCATNTKRRELAQRYEIGVDNILWGSDFPHPEGTWPHTGEWLRKTFHDIPIGETRRMLGESAADVFGFDKQQLAPIARRIGPTPADLGQPANQAPVEESWRRSRETGRHWLTGFDFPFIGVGS; from the coding sequence ATGACGGACCCATACCTGATCATCTCCTCCGACTGCCATGCCGGGCTCCCCACCGAGGAGTACCGGCCGTATCTGGAGGGAAAGTTCCACCGGGCCTTCGATGACTTCCTCAGCCGCCGCGACGCCCGTATCGCTGAGGCGACCCGCCTGGGGGTGCGTAACGAGGCCTTCGCCGCCAAATGGTTCGCGGACCATGCGGAGGGCCTGCGCGGAGGCTGGGATCCCGCACAGCGGATCAAGGAACTGGACGGCGACGGGGTGGCGGCCGAAGTCGTCTTCCCGGACGCCGACGCCGTGGACAGCCGGACCGCCGCCCCCTTCGGAGTGGGCCTTGGACTCTCCGGCGACCAGGACCCGGAGCTGGGCATGGCGGGCGCCCGGGCGCACAACCGCTGGCTGGCGGAGTTCTGCTCCGCGCACCCCGAACGTCACTGTGGTGTCGCTCTCCTGCCCATCACCGGTGAGGTGGACCAGGTCATCGCCGAGATCCACCGGGCCAGGGAGTCGGGGCTGGGTGCGCTGATGATCCCCTCGATGTGGGTCGACAAGGCGCCGTATCATGACCGCCGTTATGACCCTGTCTGGGCTGCGGCGGCCGAGGCCCGGATGCCGCTCATCACCCACTCCGGCAACGCACCGCGCCATGAGTACGGCGACCATCTGGGTATCTATGTCTCCGAGGTGACGTGGTGGCCGGCCCGGCCGCTGTGGTTCATGCTCTGGTCCGGGGTCTTCGAGCGCCACCCCGGGCTGCGCTTCGGGGTGGCGGAGTCCGGCTGCTGGTGGCTGCCGAATCTGCTGTGGTTTATGGACCGGCTCTATCTCGGCGCGCACGGCGGCAAGAAGCTTTCGCCGTTCGCCGAACTGAAGCGGCCGCCGCATGAGTATCTGGACCGCAATATCTTTCTCTGTGCCACCAACACCAAACGGCGTGAGCTGGCCCAGCGCTATGAGATCGGCGTCGACAACATCCTGTGGGGCAGCGACTTCCCGCACCCCGAAGGCACATGGCCGCATACGGGAGAGTGGCTGCGGAAGACGTTCCATGACATCCCCATCGGTGAGACCCGGCGGATGCTGGGGGAGTCGGCGGCGGATGTCTTCGGCTTCGACAAGCAGCAGCTCGCACCCATCGCACGCCGTATCGGACCGACCCCGGCCGACCTCGGCCAGCCCGCGAACCAGGCGCCGGTCGAGGAGTCCTGGCGGCGCTCCCGGGAGACCGGCCGGCACTGGCTGACCGGCTTCGACTTTCCCTTTATCGGGGTGGGGTCATGA
- a CDS encoding SDR family NAD(P)-dependent oxidoreductase: MELRAGQTAVVTGAASGIGLAMVRRFAAEGLNVVLADVEEGALRKAAEELRESGAVVLAQVVDVSARDAVEALAEAAYETFGAVHVLCNNAGVGSGAEGRMWQHDPHDWQWAFAVNVWGVFHGIQAFVPRMLATQEPGHVVNTSSGDGGIAPLPTASVYAVTKAAVVTMTESLYAHLTAEGAGIGASVLFPGPHMLRTGLWESHRNRPQRYAKSRPRKTPYRSLDQWETAMREAGHQVRFTPVEEVAELVMDGIRSDRFWMLPASERSDAQIRARAQSMLDRANPAYLESFILD, encoded by the coding sequence ATGGAGCTTCGCGCGGGACAGACCGCCGTTGTCACGGGTGCGGCCAGCGGCATCGGGCTGGCCATGGTGCGGCGCTTCGCCGCCGAGGGGCTGAACGTCGTCCTCGCGGATGTTGAGGAGGGCGCGCTGCGAAAGGCGGCGGAGGAGCTGCGCGAAAGCGGTGCGGTGGTCCTGGCACAGGTGGTGGACGTCAGCGCACGCGATGCGGTGGAGGCGCTGGCCGAGGCGGCGTACGAGACCTTTGGCGCCGTCCATGTGCTGTGCAACAACGCGGGCGTGGGTTCCGGTGCCGAAGGCCGGATGTGGCAGCACGACCCCCATGACTGGCAGTGGGCCTTCGCGGTGAACGTATGGGGCGTATTCCATGGGATACAGGCCTTTGTGCCCCGGATGCTGGCCACCCAGGAGCCCGGCCATGTCGTCAACACCTCCTCGGGGGACGGAGGCATCGCCCCGCTGCCGACCGCCTCGGTCTATGCCGTGACCAAGGCGGCCGTCGTGACCATGACGGAATCGCTCTACGCCCATCTCACAGCGGAAGGAGCGGGTATCGGCGCCTCCGTCCTCTTCCCCGGCCCGCACATGCTGCGCACCGGGCTGTGGGAGTCGCACCGCAACCGGCCCCAGCGCTACGCCAAGTCCCGGCCCCGTAAAACCCCTTACCGCAGCCTTGACCAGTGGGAGACGGCGATGCGCGAGGCCGGGCATCAGGTGCGGTTCACCCCGGTCGAGGAGGTCGCCGAGCTGGTCATGGACGGCATCCGCTCTGACCGCTTCTGGATGCTGCCCGCGAGTGAGCGCAGCGACGCACAGATCCGGGCCCGCGCCCAGTCGATGCTGGACCGCGCGAACCCGGCGTATCTCGAAAGCTTCATCCTGGATTGA